In Candidatus Methylopumilus universalis, one DNA window encodes the following:
- the rseP gene encoding RIP metalloprotease RseP, which translates to MITFFVFILTISIVVGIHEFGHFQMARWCNVKVLKFSIGFGKPLFTFRFGKDRTEFAISSIPLGGYVKLLDENNIETSEKVNKIDLKRAFNRQPLIKRFLIVAAGPLINIILGILIFSFIFMHGSKQIKPSISELPISSEAYQLGLRAGDEIASLDGSEIESLEDLLTSIKDQKNVFQDVGLKRNGEITHIKNLLWTDEIKVFPYGLPILIQSVEAGSIAEKIGLQTHDQMLMVDQIPIKDIPDLIASVQKNWSQSYTLTIKRENIIQYIHIDKELFESKVDKKRIGIALGYDDVIIKTHLVEVKRTFEESIKKSLVQTYAFFNLTLKTFKNLLTQKTDFKDLGGPIAIAHMASSSFVEGTFPYIQFIGLISLNIGILNLLPIPLLDGGYLLFYLIEFVRRKPLSNKKMMISQRVGMLILGLLTGIALYNDACRYLLGS; encoded by the coding sequence ATGATAACTTTTTTTGTCTTTATTCTTACGATTAGTATTGTTGTAGGTATTCATGAATTTGGCCATTTTCAAATGGCGCGTTGGTGCAATGTTAAGGTATTAAAGTTCTCAATTGGATTTGGCAAACCTCTTTTTACTTTTCGTTTTGGCAAAGATAGAACCGAATTTGCTATATCTTCGATTCCCTTAGGTGGCTATGTAAAGCTTTTAGACGAAAATAATATTGAGACAAGTGAAAAAGTTAACAAAATTGATCTTAAAAGAGCATTTAATCGACAGCCTTTAATCAAACGTTTTCTTATTGTGGCTGCCGGCCCCTTAATTAATATTATTTTGGGTATTTTGATTTTTTCTTTTATCTTTATGCATGGTTCAAAGCAAATTAAGCCATCCATTAGTGAACTTCCAATTTCGAGCGAAGCTTACCAGTTAGGACTTAGAGCGGGGGATGAGATCGCATCCCTTGATGGCAGTGAAATCGAATCTTTAGAAGACTTACTTACTTCCATAAAAGACCAAAAAAATGTATTTCAAGATGTAGGCTTGAAGCGGAATGGCGAGATCACCCATATTAAAAATCTTTTATGGACCGATGAAATCAAGGTTTTTCCATATGGACTCCCCATTTTAATTCAATCAGTGGAGGCAGGAAGTATTGCTGAAAAAATAGGGTTACAGACACATGATCAAATGCTTATGGTAGATCAAATTCCCATTAAAGACATTCCGGATTTGATCGCTAGTGTGCAAAAAAACTGGTCACAATCTTACACTTTAACGATAAAAAGAGAAAATATTATTCAATATATTCATATAGATAAAGAACTTTTTGAAAGCAAAGTCGATAAAAAAAGAATTGGGATTGCACTAGGTTATGATGATGTAATTATTAAGACTCATTTGGTTGAAGTAAAGCGTACATTTGAAGAGTCTATTAAAAAATCATTGGTCCAAACTTATGCTTTTTTCAACCTAACCTTAAAAACATTTAAGAATCTACTTACACAAAAAACCGATTTTAAAGATTTGGGTGGGCCTATAGCAATTGCACATATGGCGTCTTCTTCATTTGTGGAAGGTACTTTCCCTTATATTCAGTTTATTGGATTGATTAGTTTAAATATTGGGATATTGAATTTATTGCCTATTCCATTATTGGATGGGGGTTACTTGCTTTTCTATCTCATTGAGTTTGTTAGAAGGAAGCCCTTATCAAACAAAAAAATGATGATAAGTCAAAGGGTTGGAATGTTAATTTTGGGTTTACTTACTGGAATTGCGTTGTATAATGACGCCTGTCGATACCTATTAGGAAGCTAA
- the ispC gene encoding 1-deoxy-D-xylulose-5-phosphate reductoisomerase produces METIVILGSTGSIGCNALQVINLHQDKYKVFALTANGNVDLLTEQCSEFEPQFAFALNREANQQLKKNLLALNSKTIVLDDENSLDWLASHKETNTVISAIVGAAGLKPTMAAANSGKKILLANKETLVMAGELFVKAVKQSNATLIPIDSEHNAILQVLPQSKKLNYKSNGIRKILLTASGGPFRTSTKEELKHVTPKEALRHPNWIMGKKITIDSATMMNKGLEVIEACWLFDIPASDIEVVIHPQSIIHSLVEYVDGSTLAQLGNPDMRTPIAYALSHPERIESGVLGLDLIKTKRLDFEAPDLDKFPCLGLAYKALHIGKNAPTILNAANEVAVEAFLKESITFNQIAELIEFCMDAVEPQSLDSIETVLEVDSKTRHLALSWIDCHNLTS; encoded by the coding sequence GTGGAAACAATTGTTATCTTAGGCTCAACTGGAAGTATTGGTTGCAATGCGCTTCAAGTTATAAACCTTCATCAAGACAAATATAAGGTTTTTGCGCTCACAGCCAATGGAAATGTTGATCTATTAACAGAGCAATGCAGTGAATTTGAACCTCAATTTGCCTTTGCTTTAAATCGAGAGGCAAACCAACAACTTAAGAAAAATCTACTTGCATTGAATTCAAAAACAATCGTTTTAGATGATGAAAATTCTCTAGATTGGCTTGCCTCTCATAAAGAAACGAACACAGTTATTTCAGCTATTGTAGGTGCGGCAGGACTTAAGCCTACAATGGCAGCTGCAAATAGTGGAAAAAAGATTTTGTTAGCCAACAAGGAAACGCTTGTCATGGCCGGGGAATTGTTTGTTAAAGCTGTAAAACAATCCAATGCCACCTTAATACCTATAGATAGCGAACATAATGCGATTTTACAAGTGCTGCCACAAAGTAAAAAATTAAACTATAAATCCAATGGCATTAGAAAAATTTTATTGACTGCATCTGGCGGACCTTTTAGGACTTCTACTAAGGAAGAGCTTAAACATGTGACACCGAAAGAGGCTTTACGTCATCCAAATTGGATTATGGGCAAAAAGATTACGATCGATTCCGCAACGATGATGAATAAGGGTCTTGAAGTAATTGAGGCTTGTTGGTTATTTGATATTCCAGCTTCAGATATTGAAGTGGTTATTCACCCTCAGAGTATTATTCATTCCCTTGTAGAGTATGTTGATGGAAGTACGCTTGCGCAATTGGGCAATCCCGACATGAGAACGCCTATTGCTTATGCATTAAGTCACCCTGAAAGAATTGAATCTGGAGTTTTGGGGCTTGATCTTATTAAAACAAAAAGACTTGATTTTGAAGCGCCTGATTTAGATAAATTTCCTTGCCTTGGATTGGCTTACAAAGCGCTTCATATAGGCAAGAATGCACCTACCATTCTTAATGCAGCTAATGAAGTAGCTGTCGAAGCTTTTTTAAAAGAATCTATCACTTTTAATCAGATCGCAGAATTGATTGAATTTTGTATGGATGCTGTTGAGCCTCAAAGCTTGGATTCTATCGAAACAGTTTTAGAGGTAGATAGTAAGACACGTCATCTTGCACTTTCTTGGATTGATTGCCACAACTTAACTTCATGA